In Ascochyta rabiei chromosome 18, complete sequence, one DNA window encodes the following:
- a CDS encoding Alkanesulfonate monooxygenase, with protein MAPPKKWIVNAFVEMCSGHQSPGLWRHPEDHSHEFGDVEHWVELAKLLEEAKFHGIFIADVLGGYDVYNGNLDAAKISGAQWPVNEPLSVVSAMAAATKSIGFGVTVSTTYEQPYHLARRLSTVDHLSKGRLGWNIVTSYLDSAARNMGFKEQVAHEERYAQAEEYVRVMYKLFESSWRDDAVVLDREKGVYTVPERVREINHKGKYFTVPGPHICQPSPQRTPLLLQAGTSKAGKKFAAESAEAIFVSAFSPSVPAKSIAEIRELAASQHGRDRNNIKVLALVTPIIGRTEEEAQTKLADYRKYASLDGALALFCGWTGIDLGKYGDDEELRQVESNAVRSTVEAYAKFSPGTSKWTKHTVAEHVSIGGNGPIIVGTPAQVVDGLQTWVDEADVDGFNFAYALFPQSFKDIIELLLPELRARGLFWDDYAVPGGTYRENFYGKPGQKGPLDEHVASKYRWKAGVDAKDHAIPE; from the exons ATGGCACCCCCGAAGAAATGGATAGTGAACGCGTTCGTGGAGATGT GTAGTGGCCATCAGTCTCCTGGACTATGGAGGCATCCAGAAGATCACTCGCACGAGTTCGGCGACGTGGAGCATTGGGTCGAACTTGCAAAGCTCCTGGAAGAGGCCAAGTTCCACGGAATCTTCATTGCCGATGTTCTCGGTGGCTATGAT GTTTACAACGGCAACCTCGATGCCGCGAAGATCTCTGGCGCGCAATGGCCCGTCAACGAACCGCTCAGTGTTGTAAGCGCAATGGCAGCAGCGACAAAGAGCATTGGTTTTGGCGTAACAGTGTCGACCACGTACGAGCAGCCTTACCACTTGGCTCGCCGGCTATCAACCGTTGATCATCTATCGAAGGGCCG ATTGGGATGGAAC ATTGTTACCAGTTACCTCGACTCCGCTGCCCGTAACATGGGCTTCAAGGAGCAGGTGGCA CACGAAGAAAGATATGCTCAAGCTGAAGAGTACGTGAGAGTGATGTACAAGCTGTTCGAGTCGTCATGGCGTGACGATGCGGTTGTGCTTGACCGCGAGAAGGGGGTGTACACAGTTCCAGAGCGGGTCCGCGAGATCAACCACAAGGGCAAATACTTCACAGTCCCTGGACCTCATATCTGTCAGCCAAGCCCGCAGCGCACCCCGCTGCTTCTTCAAGCTGGAACCTCCAAGGCTGGTAAGAAATTCGCTGCCGAAAGCGCGGAAGCTATATTTGTCAGTGCCTTCAGCCCCTCGG TGCCCGCGAAAAGTATTGCAGAGATTAGGGAGTTAGCAGCATCGCAACACGGTAGAGACAGAAACAACATCAAGGTCCTGGCGCTTGTGACTCCAATTATCGGGCGGACCGAAGAAGAGGCCCAAACCAAACTGGCTGATTACCGCAAGTATGCCTCGCTCGATGGTGCACTGGCTCTTTTCTGCGGGTGGACAGGTATCGATCTTGGCAAGTATGGCGACGATGAAGAGCTTCGACAGGTTGAGAGCAACGCCGTGAGATCGACTGTGGAGGCATATGCGAAGTTCTCTCCCGGAACATCGAAGTGGACAAAGCATACCGTTGCTGAGCACGTGAGCATTGGTGGAAATGGTCCCATCATCGTGGGGACACCGGCTCAGGTGGTAGACGGACTGCAGACCTGGGTTGACGAGGCTGATGTTGACGGATTCAATTTCGCTTACGCCTTGTTCCCGCAATCGTTCAAAGATATCATTGAGCTTTTACTGCCGGAATTGAGAGCGAGGGGTTTGTTCTGGGATGATTACGCTGTTCCGGGAGGCACGTACCGAGAGAACTTCTATGGAAAGCCAGGGCAGAAGGGCCCACTGGACGAGCATGTCGCGTCGAAGTACCGCTGGAAGGCTGGAGTCGATGCCAAAGACCACGCAATCCCCGAATGA